Proteins encoded by one window of Rhineura floridana isolate rRhiFlo1 chromosome 9, rRhiFlo1.hap2, whole genome shotgun sequence:
- the LOC133364423 gene encoding tumor protein p63-regulated gene 1 protein-like isoform X7 — protein MTLRGLRWRQQGGGGGSSSSPSAAPACPLCCRRRRPPCTMIPPPPPPVHDDPLLLRRRRHLPERHQPAAVKMSGSGNYQEFQTVEMRKELEESNKENSDAGSASGPNSTTAPPSASKTMLYPRPYADPYDSRKYFATRPGAFDQAMDDLKAHVMSNMGETAHSFWLLADSKKGREQQ, from the exons ATGACCCTGCGCGGTCTCCGGTGGAGACAGCAAGGCGGCGgcggaggcagcagcagctccccatCCGCTGCCCCGGCCTGCCCtctctgctgccgccgccgccgccccccgTGCACGATgatcccgccgccgccgccccccgTGCACGATGATCCCCTACTTCTCCGACGACGCCGTCATCTCCCAGAACGCCATCAACCAGCT GCTGTCAAAATGTCAGGTAGTGGAAACTACCAGGAGTTCCAGACTGTCGAAATGCGGAAGGAGCTGGAAGAGTCAAACAAAGAGAATTCTGATGCTGGAAGTGCCTCAGGACCAAACTCTACAACTGCTCCACCCTCTGCTTCCAAGACCATGCTCTACCCACGACCTTACGCTGACCCCTACGATTCAAGGAAGTATTTTGCCACAAGG ccCGGCGCATTTGATCAAGCCATGGATGACCTGAAGGCCCATGTGATGTCAAATATGGGAGAGACTGCCCACAGCTTCTGGCTTCTGGCTGA
- the LOC133364423 gene encoding tumor protein p63-regulated gene 1 protein-like isoform X8 yields MTLRGLRWRQQGGGGGSSSSPSAAPACPLCCRRRRPPCTMIPPPPPPVHDDPLLLRRRRHLPERHQPAAVKMSGSGNYQEFQTVEMRKELEESNKENSDAGSASGPNSTTAPPSASKTMLYPRPYADPYDSRKYFATRPGAFDQAMDDLKAHVMSNMGETAHSFWLLAEVDHWNNC; encoded by the exons ATGACCCTGCGCGGTCTCCGGTGGAGACAGCAAGGCGGCGgcggaggcagcagcagctccccatCCGCTGCCCCGGCCTGCCCtctctgctgccgccgccgccgccccccgTGCACGATgatcccgccgccgccgccccccgTGCACGATGATCCCCTACTTCTCCGACGACGCCGTCATCTCCCAGAACGCCATCAACCAGCT GCTGTCAAAATGTCAGGTAGTGGAAACTACCAGGAGTTCCAGACTGTCGAAATGCGGAAGGAGCTGGAAGAGTCAAACAAAGAGAATTCTGATGCTGGAAGTGCCTCAGGACCAAACTCTACAACTGCTCCACCCTCTGCTTCCAAGACCATGCTCTACCCACGACCTTACGCTGACCCCTACGATTCAAGGAAGTATTTTGCCACAAGG ccCGGCGCATTTGATCAAGCCATGGATGACCTGAAGGCCCATGTGATGTCAAATATGGGAGAGACTGCCCACAGCTTCTGGCTTCTGGCTGA
- the LOC133364423 gene encoding uncharacterized protein LOC133364423 isoform X10: MTLRGLRWRQQGGGGGSSSSPSAAPACPLCCRRRRPPCTMIPPPPPPVHDDPLLLRRRRHLPERHQPAAVKMSGSGNYQEFQTVEMRKELEESNKENSDAGSASGPNSTTAPPSASKTMLYPRPYADPYDSRKYFATRL, from the exons ATGACCCTGCGCGGTCTCCGGTGGAGACAGCAAGGCGGCGgcggaggcagcagcagctccccatCCGCTGCCCCGGCCTGCCCtctctgctgccgccgccgccgccccccgTGCACGATgatcccgccgccgccgccccccgTGCACGATGATCCCCTACTTCTCCGACGACGCCGTCATCTCCCAGAACGCCATCAACCAGCT GCTGTCAAAATGTCAGGTAGTGGAAACTACCAGGAGTTCCAGACTGTCGAAATGCGGAAGGAGCTGGAAGAGTCAAACAAAGAGAATTCTGATGCTGGAAGTGCCTCAGGACCAAACTCTACAACTGCTCCACCCTCTGCTTCCAAGACCATGCTCTACCCACGACCTTACGCTGACCCCTACGATTCAAGGAAGTATTTTGCCACAAGG